The following DNA comes from Candidatus Oleimmundimicrobium sp..
CTTATTGATCATAAACTAAATGGATATCTCGCAGAACCTTTCAGTTCAGCAGATTTAGCTGAAGGGATTTCCTGTGTTCTCAATTCAGCACATCCTGAATTGCTTGCCCAGAATGCAAGAGAGAAAGTTCTTAGGTGCTTTGATCGTAAGGTGGTGGCCAAGAAGTATATTGAACTGTATAAGAGTGTGATAAGATGAACGAGATTATGAATAATGAAAGCCACCATTGTTCATTCTACTCTGCTGGCATCCCCAAACAAAACTCTCAAAAGCAAAACCGGCCACCTCGTTCCAGTCAGTGATATACATGCAATGGCCGGGCGGATTCTTGACTTTCTGGCAGATGACGGGCTGCGGCGATTTCGAATTGAGAGAATGGTGGGGGAGTATTAAATTTCTAATAGGAAATAATGGAAACTGACTTAATTCCAATCATATTCTGTTGAACCATGATCCAGCCAAATAACAACTATTCTACCCTCAAAATCTCCGTCATCACAGTGAGCTATAACTGTGGGAGCACAATTGCCAAAACAATGCAGAGTGTTCTGTCACAAACCCATACAAATTTTGAATATATCATCATTGATGGCTGTTCGACAGATAAGACACATGAAACCATACATGGCATCATTGATACGAGAATTCGGCTCGTGATAGAAGAGGATGATGGCATCTATGATGCCATGAATAAAGGCTTCGGCCTTGCAACCGGAGATATCATTTATTTCCTTAATTGTGGAGATTATCTTGCAAACGAGAGGATCCTTGAGGATGTCTGCTCTTGTTTCCTGGCTAATCCGGATGTAGATATTATCTATGGGGATGTCATTCGTTACGGAGATCAGAAAGAGGAATACCTCAATATGAAGAGAAAGACGCCTCTTCATCTGATGACCCGGTGTATCTGTCATCAGGGTATATTTGCAAAAAGAACTGCATTTCACAATGTAAGGCCTTTTCAAACGGAATATCCAATATATGCTGATTTTGAATGGATTCTAAGTGAAATTTCTCTTCATAAGATTAAATTGAAGTATCTGAATCAGGTTGTCGCATACTATCTGTCAGGGGGATTGAGTGATCAGGATCGTGCAAA
Coding sequences within:
- a CDS encoding glycosyltransferase family 2 protein, which codes for MIQPNNNYSTLKISVITVSYNCGSTIAKTMQSVLSQTHTNFEYIIIDGCSTDKTHETIHGIIDTRIRLVIEEDDGIYDAMNKGFGLATGDIIYFLNCGDYLANERILEDVCSCFLANPDVDIIYGDVIRYGDQKEEYLNMKRKTPLHLMTRCICHQGIFAKRTAFHNVRPFQTEYPIYADFEWILSEISLHKIKLKYLNQVVAYYLSGGLSDQDRAKNYIERLRCTRKYFGHAMKRSYVIQYPFECILFLVKYCGMLVLYRWYQFITKMRLRH